A DNA window from Mucilaginibacter xinganensis contains the following coding sequences:
- a CDS encoding OmpA family protein, with the protein MKHLQLKKASLLLTGLVIGGRLFAQTPDSTKIMTKDYVQPFSDGSAFRTWSVGFEGGVLTPYSIFGIKNQDVHSPHEKIGYGGFIKDQILPSFGIQANFLTGNVGGAVTSFNEATGGYTSFNTKLNYAVDLAANFTLANINWRHNKSAIQPYLTVGGGVVGYSAVVNNNGTEVTQARTHEFYLPVGAGFKIDLAKGVNLDLGYQVNFVNADNFDGIVTGSTNDRFSYGHIGLEFALGSRSKPQLATHNPVASMRTEYLMDEQRLQIQVDQQKAKNQQLASDLANTNAKLDKLTVDSDGDGVIDMFDKCPNTPAGTQVDGAGCPLPVKKPDVKVYVTQEDRKVVSEAVKNLEFDFGKSTIRDHSFESLNKLAQLLVSKGFNLKLAGYTDNVGSTEANLKLSRERAEAVKTYLATQGADASKIQAEGYGKSNPIATNKTEKGRQINRRVEFSMF; encoded by the coding sequence ATGAAACATTTACAACTTAAAAAAGCCTCATTATTACTAACAGGGCTTGTTATTGGCGGCAGGTTATTTGCCCAAACTCCGGATAGCACAAAAATAATGACTAAAGATTACGTGCAGCCGTTTTCTGATGGCAGCGCATTCCGTACCTGGTCTGTAGGTTTTGAAGGCGGCGTATTAACCCCTTACTCTATTTTCGGCATTAAAAACCAGGACGTTCACTCCCCCCACGAAAAAATTGGATATGGTGGTTTTATCAAAGACCAGATCCTTCCCTCATTTGGGATTCAGGCCAATTTCCTTACAGGTAACGTTGGTGGTGCTGTAACTTCTTTTAATGAAGCTACGGGCGGTTACACATCTTTTAATACCAAACTTAATTATGCGGTAGATCTTGCAGCAAATTTCACACTGGCAAACATTAACTGGAGGCACAATAAATCAGCCATCCAGCCTTATTTAACCGTAGGTGGTGGTGTGGTTGGTTACTCAGCCGTGGTAAACAACAACGGAACAGAAGTAACCCAGGCCCGTACCCACGAGTTTTATTTACCGGTAGGTGCCGGGTTTAAAATTGACCTCGCTAAAGGTGTAAATCTTGACCTGGGTTACCAGGTTAACTTTGTTAATGCGGATAATTTTGACGGGATAGTTACAGGTTCAACCAATGACAGGTTTTCTTATGGACACATTGGTTTAGAGTTTGCCCTGGGTAGCCGTTCAAAACCACAATTGGCGACACACAACCCGGTAGCTTCAATGCGTACCGAATATTTAATGGATGAGCAACGCCTGCAGATTCAGGTTGATCAGCAAAAAGCTAAAAACCAACAACTGGCTAGTGACCTGGCTAATACCAATGCCAAACTTGATAAGCTTACAGTTGACTCCGACGGCGACGGTGTAATTGATATGTTTGACAAGTGCCCTAATACACCTGCAGGTACACAAGTTGACGGTGCCGGTTGCCCGCTTCCTGTTAAAAAACCCGACGTTAAGGTTTATGTAACACAGGAAGATAGAAAAGTAGTTAGCGAAGCTGTTAAAAACCTGGAATTTGATTTTGGTAAATCAACCATTCGTGATCATTCATTTGAAAGTTTAAATAAACTTGCTCAACTATTGGTTAGTAAAGGTTTTAACCTGAAATTAGCTGGTTACACAGATAATGTTGGATCGACTGAAGCCAACCTAAAACTATCCCGTGAACGTGCTGAAGCAGTTAAAACTTACCTTGCAACCCAGGGTGCCGATGCATCTAAAATACAGGCTGAAGGCTATGGTAAATCAAATCCTATCGCAACAAACAAAACAGAAAAAGGACGCCAGATAAACCGTCGTGTTGAATTTTCAATGTTTTAA
- a CDS encoding cadherin-like beta sandwich domain-containing protein — protein MKRSLLLTLLFASFFYLNVQNVCAQSWSTQSLSSSYYLNGISSGAANQACAVGLFGAIITTNDGGTTWTTQTSGTTNNLWSTSFVSATQGWATGNGGMILTTTDGGASWSTQTSAVTSQLYGVYFFNANYGWAVGNQGKVEATTNGGVTWTAQNSNLPTTGRPPHTTIAALQAVYFASSTQGWAVGGSGSIIATSDGGTTWATQTSGTTQTLTGVYFISATTGWAVGGSGTILFTSNGGSTWTSQTSGTTNSLTSVYFKNATQGWAVGGSGTILTTSDAGATWTSQTSGTTTSIQGVRFTSNGRGFGVLYGSSTILTLAPPAATTITSITGSSAYSSAAAVNYNVTFGGAVTGVTASNFSLTTTGVTDASVGTPTTADNLTWTVPVNTGTGDGTIGLNLSNATGLSLAISDALPFNGGSVVIDKTAPVVTIGSPSVASLAAGTADVTYNVAYNDANFNASTLSTGDITLNTTGTATGTAAVTGTGAAQTVTITGITGQGTIGISIAAGTASDKAGNTAAATGPSTTFSVMLAEQITFSALSAKNYGDIDFSPGATSNNNSIPITYSSDNLSVASIVNGSIHIKGAGTANITASQAGDDSNIAAPDVVQQLTVGKAALTITADDQVKAYGAAVPALTASYNGFVNGDTPDSLSTQPTLGTTATAASHVLGSPYAITADGAASLNYTISYLAGALTVNAAPLTITAADQTKQYGAELPVLTASYTGFVNGDTADNLTTAPTLSTTATASSPLAGNPYAITASGAVDADYSISYVSGVLTIIAGSDATLSALGTPGNNLTPVFNSGTLSYTATVTNGTTTTTVTPTATDANAAIAVQVNNGGYTAVSSGSASTPLALNLGENAIDVNVTAQDGVTTKTYTITVTRTPLTNALLSGLAFDPYFKATTVPGPDYKNYSGMVANSVSSITLKPVTQDPTATVTVNGTVVSSGLSSAPIALNIGANVITTVVKAQDGITTKTYSTTVMRQGNALLSTLKFSTPFTINTVTGPGYKNYTASVNSSISSVQVIPSTEDPTSTIKVNGVTVVSGTASDPIALTIGANTINTVVTATDGTTTKTYTIVITRTYSTLLTSLKFSPTIPVTTVSGPNYKDYAATVKNTVSSVTIIPLAQDPSATITVNGITVASGTASMPIPLNVGDNAITTVVTAGDGIATRTYSVTINRGVNALLSSLTFSPRITLATVAGVNYKDYTATVNSTVSSVTLKPVTQDATSTITVNGTPVISGTASAAIPLNVGDNTIAAIVTAKDGTTTNTYSSVITRLAPAVVASNYNATLVAMAPVSTPEILVHQNVSPNGDGNGDVLKIDGIAAYPENTLQIMSRNGALVYEAKGYDNATKAFDGHASTNGKLQEPGTYFYALTYKAGTETIYKTGYFVIKY, from the coding sequence ATGAAAAGATCACTACTATTAACACTTTTATTTGCATCTTTTTTTTATTTAAACGTGCAAAATGTGTGTGCACAAAGCTGGAGCACTCAAAGCCTGAGCTCAAGCTACTACCTGAACGGGATTTCGTCCGGTGCCGCCAATCAGGCCTGTGCAGTTGGGTTATTTGGTGCTATTATTACTACCAATGATGGAGGTACAACCTGGACAACGCAAACCTCTGGCACCACCAATAATTTATGGAGTACTTCCTTTGTTAGCGCTACCCAGGGGTGGGCGACAGGAAATGGGGGGATGATACTAACCACTACTGACGGGGGCGCTTCCTGGTCCACTCAAACCTCGGCTGTTACTTCGCAGTTATATGGCGTTTACTTTTTTAATGCAAATTATGGATGGGCAGTTGGTAACCAGGGAAAAGTTGAGGCCACTACCAATGGGGGAGTTACCTGGACGGCGCAAAATTCAAACTTACCAACTACAGGTCGGCCGCCACATACAACAATAGCAGCCTTACAAGCCGTTTACTTTGCCAGTTCTACCCAGGGATGGGCCGTAGGCGGATCGGGATCGATAATTGCTACCAGCGATGGGGGGACCACCTGGGCTACCCAAACATCAGGTACCACCCAAACATTAACCGGGGTTTATTTTATAAGTGCAACCACAGGGTGGGCTGTTGGCGGATCTGGAACCATATTGTTCACCAGTAACGGCGGCAGCACCTGGACCAGCCAAACATCGGGGACTACAAATTCATTAACCAGCGTTTATTTCAAAAATGCCACCCAGGGATGGGCCGTAGGCGGTTCCGGTACCATACTAACTACTAGTGATGCCGGGGCTACCTGGACGAGCCAGACCTCGGGTACTACAACCTCAATTCAAGGTGTGCGGTTTACCAGCAATGGGCGTGGATTTGGAGTGCTATACGGATCTTCGACCATCCTAACCCTGGCGCCGCCCGCGGCTACTACCATTACTTCCATCACCGGGAGCAGTGCTTATTCAAGTGCCGCTGCTGTAAATTACAACGTTACCTTCGGGGGGGCGGTTACAGGGGTTACAGCAAGTAATTTTTCATTAACAACTACGGGAGTAACTGACGCGAGTGTTGGTACCCCAACAACCGCTGATAATTTAACCTGGACCGTGCCCGTTAATACAGGAACTGGAGATGGAACAATTGGTTTAAACCTGTCTAATGCAACGGGTTTGTCACTTGCTATAAGTGACGCTTTGCCTTTTAACGGAGGAAGCGTGGTTATAGATAAAACGGCACCGGTGGTTACTATAGGTAGCCCCTCTGTGGCATCGTTAGCGGCAGGAACAGCCGATGTAACCTATAATGTTGCCTATAACGATGCGAACTTTAATGCAAGTACACTGTCAACCGGCGACATTACTTTAAATACAACAGGCACAGCAACGGGAACAGCTGCAGTAACCGGTACGGGTGCTGCACAAACAGTTACCATTACAGGCATAACCGGACAAGGCACAATCGGGATCTCAATAGCAGCAGGAACAGCCTCAGATAAAGCAGGCAATACAGCTGCGGCTACCGGCCCTTCAACAACCTTCAGTGTAATGCTGGCCGAGCAAATAACTTTTAGTGCGCTTTCTGCAAAAAACTATGGCGACATTGATTTTTCGCCCGGTGCCACCAGTAACAACAACAGCATCCCAATTACCTATAGTAGTGATAACCTTTCAGTAGCCAGTATTGTAAATGGCAGTATTCATATTAAAGGAGCAGGTACCGCAAATATTACTGCCTCGCAGGCCGGTGATGATTCAAACATAGCTGCACCGGATGTTGTACAGCAATTAACGGTTGGCAAAGCAGCATTAACAATTACTGCAGACGACCAGGTGAAAGCTTACGGCGCAGCCGTGCCGGCATTGACAGCCAGTTACAATGGTTTTGTAAATGGTGACACTCCTGATAGCTTAAGCACGCAGCCAACGCTGGGAACAACTGCAACTGCTGCATCTCATGTGTTAGGGTCGCCTTACGCAATTACAGCAGACGGGGCCGCAAGCTTAAATTATACCATTAGCTACCTGGCGGGCGCACTAACCGTAAATGCTGCACCATTAACAATAACCGCAGCTGATCAAACCAAACAATACGGAGCGGAACTTCCTGTTTTAACAGCAAGCTATACAGGATTTGTGAACGGAGATACTGCGGACAATTTAACTACTGCACCAACGCTCAGTACCACAGCTACGGCGTCCTCGCCATTAGCGGGAAATCCATATGCGATAACGGCAAGCGGAGCTGTTGACGCAGATTATAGCATTAGTTATGTGTCAGGCGTATTGACCATTATAGCAGGAAGTGACGCTACATTATCGGCCCTGGGCACCCCTGGGAATAATTTGACCCCCGTTTTTAATAGTGGTACACTTAGTTATACAGCAACCGTAACCAATGGCACCACAACCACTACGGTAACACCAACTGCCACAGATGCAAATGCGGCTATAGCGGTACAGGTAAACAACGGCGGTTATACCGCAGTAAGCAGCGGCAGCGCTTCAACCCCGTTAGCCTTAAATTTAGGCGAAAATGCAATTGACGTTAATGTAACCGCGCAGGATGGTGTGACAACAAAAACCTACACGATAACTGTGACCAGAACACCATTAACCAATGCCCTTTTAAGCGGGCTTGCTTTTGACCCATATTTTAAAGCAACTACAGTACCGGGACCCGATTATAAAAATTATTCAGGAATGGTAGCTAATTCAGTAAGTTCGATAACATTAAAACCGGTAACGCAGGATCCAACTGCTACGGTAACAGTAAATGGTACGGTGGTAAGTTCGGGCTTATCATCGGCACCAATAGCGCTGAATATCGGAGCAAATGTTATTACCACGGTGGTAAAAGCTCAGGATGGTATAACCACTAAAACCTACAGCACCACGGTAATGCGCCAGGGTAACGCGTTGCTAAGCACACTTAAGTTTAGTACGCCATTTACCATTAACACGGTAACCGGGCCAGGGTATAAGAATTATACAGCATCTGTAAACAGTTCAATAAGTTCGGTACAGGTAATCCCTTCAACAGAGGATCCAACATCGACGATAAAGGTTAACGGTGTTACGGTAGTCTCCGGCACTGCTTCTGATCCTATTGCCCTTACCATAGGCGCTAACACGATAAATACAGTAGTAACCGCTACGGATGGAACCACCACCAAAACGTACACCATAGTAATCACCCGGACCTATAGTACCCTGCTTACTTCGCTGAAGTTTAGTCCGACGATACCCGTTACAACGGTGTCTGGCCCGAATTATAAGGATTACGCAGCGACAGTTAAAAATACAGTGAGCTCGGTAACAATAATCCCGCTGGCTCAGGACCCAAGCGCAACCATTACTGTAAATGGAATAACAGTAGCTTCCGGCACCGCATCCATGCCTATACCGTTGAATGTAGGTGACAACGCGATCACAACTGTTGTAACAGCGGGAGATGGTATAGCAACCCGAACCTACAGTGTAACGATAAACCGGGGAGTGAATGCGCTGTTGTCATCGCTAACGTTTAGTCCGCGGATAACCTTAGCGACAGTAGCGGGGGTAAACTATAAAGATTACACGGCAACTGTAAACAGTACAGTAAGTTCAGTAACGTTAAAACCGGTAACCCAGGACGCTACCTCAACGATCACCGTAAATGGTACGCCTGTAATTTCGGGAACTGCATCTGCAGCTATTCCGCTGAATGTGGGTGACAATACAATTGCGGCGATAGTAACAGCAAAGGACGGCACCACCACCAATACGTATAGCAGTGTCATCACCAGGCTGGCGCCGGCGGTAGTAGCCTCCAATTATAATGCAACGCTGGTAGCCATGGCCCCGGTAAGTACGCCTGAGATATTGGTACACCAGAACGTATCGCCCAATGGTGACGGTAACGGTGATGTGCTAAAGATAGATGGCATAGCCGCTTACCCTGAAAATACGCTACAGATCATGAGCCGAAACGGAGCATTGGTTTACGAGGCGAAAGGTTATGACAATGCCACAAAAGCATTTGACGGGCATGCCAGCACCAACGGCAAGCTACAGGAGCCAGGTACTTACTTTTACGCATTAACCTATAAGGCGGGTACTGAAACTATTTATAAAACGGGCTATTTTGTAATTAAATATTAA
- a CDS encoding methylated-DNA--[protein]-cysteine S-methyltransferase translates to MKDQEITNYSRIEDAIGYIRDNFKNQPALDDIAEKVNLSPFHFQRIFTDWAGVSPKKFLQYISLDHAKKMLANQATLFDTAFETGLSGTSRLHDLFVNIEGMTPGEYKNGGENLSINYSYAESLFGNIMVASTEKGICHIAFANNEAEGLTALKRAFPNASYQPMVDLIQQNALYVFKHDWSKPEEIKLHLKGTDFQIKVWETLLKIPTGKLSTYGNIAGKLNHPSASRAVGTAVGANPVAFLIPCHRVIQSSGQFGQYHWGSNRKTAIIGWEAAQSEALN, encoded by the coding sequence ATGAAAGACCAGGAAATAACAAATTACAGCCGCATTGAAGATGCAATAGGATACATAAGGGATAACTTTAAAAATCAGCCTGCGCTTGATGATATTGCCGAAAAGGTTAACCTGAGCCCTTTCCATTTTCAACGCATTTTTACCGACTGGGCAGGCGTTAGCCCAAAGAAGTTTTTACAATACATTAGCCTTGACCACGCCAAGAAAATGCTGGCAAACCAGGCTACGCTTTTCGATACCGCGTTTGAAACCGGCCTTTCGGGTACCAGCCGCCTTCACGATCTGTTTGTAAACATTGAAGGCATGACACCCGGTGAATATAAAAACGGCGGGGAAAACTTATCCATCAATTACAGTTATGCCGAAAGCCTTTTTGGCAACATCATGGTGGCATCAACCGAAAAAGGCATCTGCCATATTGCATTTGCAAATAACGAAGCTGAGGGTTTAACCGCCTTGAAAAGGGCATTTCCCAATGCTTCCTATCAGCCCATGGTCGATCTCATCCAGCAAAATGCGTTGTACGTATTTAAGCACGATTGGAGCAAACCGGAAGAAATTAAGCTGCACCTGAAAGGCACCGACTTCCAGATAAAAGTTTGGGAAACCCTGCTAAAGATCCCGACGGGAAAGTTATCAACTTATGGCAATATTGCCGGCAAACTCAACCACCCTTCCGCATCAAGGGCGGTGGGCACCGCTGTGGGCGCTAATCCCGTTGCATTTTTAATCCCCTGCCACAGGGTGATCCAGTCGAGCGGACAATTTGGCCAGTACCACTGGGGCAGCAACCGCAAAACTGCAATAATAGGCTGGGAAGCAGCACAGTCGGAAGCACTAAATTAA
- a CDS encoding 2OG-Fe(II) oxygenase: protein MNSIDTRIEAINWPLVTNTMNTNGYAIIPGLVHLDECNTLIENYGATGSYRKTVVMERHRFGQGEYKYFLYPLPQIIQQLRVQVYPKLAPIANNWMRVLNIQTTFPDSFAALQQLCHDNTQDKPTALILKYGPGGFNTLHQDLYGDVYFPMQMVVFLSEPGEDYTGGEFVLTEQVPRAQSKAIVLKPRKGDVLIFTTNFRPVKGTKGYYRVNMKHGVSALHTGGRYTLGVIFHDALS from the coding sequence ATGAACAGCATAGATACCAGAATTGAAGCCATAAATTGGCCGTTAGTTACCAATACCATGAACACCAATGGCTACGCAATTATACCCGGCCTGGTTCACCTCGACGAATGCAATACACTCATTGAAAACTACGGTGCAACCGGCAGCTACCGAAAAACAGTGGTAATGGAAAGGCACCGCTTTGGCCAGGGCGAGTATAAATACTTTTTATACCCGCTGCCTCAAATCATCCAGCAGTTAAGAGTGCAGGTTTACCCCAAACTTGCACCTATTGCCAATAACTGGATGCGTGTGCTGAACATTCAAACCACTTTTCCGGATTCATTTGCGGCACTGCAGCAACTTTGCCATGATAACACGCAGGATAAGCCTACCGCACTCATCCTTAAATATGGCCCCGGCGGGTTTAACACGCTGCACCAGGATTTGTACGGCGACGTTTACTTCCCGATGCAAATGGTTGTATTTTTAAGTGAGCCGGGTGAAGATTACACCGGCGGCGAGTTTGTATTAACAGAACAGGTTCCAAGAGCGCAATCAAAAGCTATCGTATTAAAACCCCGCAAAGGTGATGTATTAATATTTACCACTAACTTTCGCCCGGTAAAAGGCACCAAAGGGTATTACCGCGTAAACATGAAACATGGCGTAAGCGCCCTCCACACTGGTGGCCGTTATACGTTAGGGGTTATATTTCACGATGCGTTAAGCTGA
- a CDS encoding Ada metal-binding domain-containing protein, translating to MVTHSNISDPELRNLIRYKKITLGGNSRLKIYGLLSCRSGRRMKRENRIFFYGVNEAIDHGYRPCGNCLAAEYKKWKNGSV from the coding sequence ATGGTTACCCATAGCAATATTAGCGACCCGGAGTTAAGAAACCTCATCAGGTACAAAAAGATAACACTTGGTGGCAACAGCAGGCTTAAAATTTATGGGCTGCTCAGCTGCCGGTCAGGCAGGCGGATGAAGCGGGAAAACCGGATCTTCTTTTACGGCGTAAATGAAGCTATTGATCACGGCTACAGGCCCTGCGGAAACTGTTTGGCCGCCGAATATAAAAAATGGAAAAATGGATCTGTTTAG
- a CDS encoding alpha-ketoglutarate-dependent dioxygenase AlkB family protein has translation MDLFSKNSIENLLPYDGIVNYHGKIINLKEALHYCDVLLNTIAWKNDEAVIFGKHIITKRKAAWYGDDGYLYTYSGTTKKALPWTAELLALKQQVETITGTVFNSCLLNLYHNGDEGMAWHSDDESSLGKNTTIASLSFGAERKFSLKHKTSKQTVSAMLENGSLLVMKDVTQTYWLHSLPKSIRVNRPRINLTFRTMVNP, from the coding sequence ATGGATCTGTTTAGCAAAAATAGCATCGAAAACCTGTTGCCTTATGATGGCATTGTAAACTACCACGGTAAAATTATAAACCTAAAGGAGGCGCTGCATTATTGCGATGTTTTACTAAATACCATAGCCTGGAAAAATGATGAGGCCGTTATTTTTGGCAAACACATCATTACTAAACGAAAGGCAGCCTGGTACGGTGATGATGGTTATTTATATACCTACTCGGGTACTACCAAAAAGGCGCTGCCCTGGACAGCTGAACTGCTTGCGCTTAAGCAGCAGGTTGAAACAATTACCGGAACGGTATTTAACTCCTGCCTTTTGAACCTGTACCATAACGGCGATGAAGGAATGGCCTGGCACAGCGATGACGAGTCGTCCCTGGGAAAAAACACTACCATAGCCTCACTAAGCTTTGGGGCCGAAAGAAAATTCAGCCTCAAACACAAAACCAGCAAACAAACCGTGTCAGCCATGCTGGAAAACGGCAGCCTGCTGGTAATGAAGGATGTTACCCAAACTTACTGGCTGCACAGCCTGCCAAAATCAATACGGGTAAACCGCCCGCGGATCAACCTTACTTTCCGCACCATGGTTAACCCTTAA
- a CDS encoding Kelch repeat-containing protein yields MISENKVLLLRFEVYKIVFLFILLLSALNSKSQGLQFNSNDSLLSKRTSYSVFKTDPPTFSGHLLVSFDLSLWDNEHLGYILNITDTKNNSYSLSSIYNVTPFLNFNIDSKSNKIKIPLASSQLKKRHWIPVKIDLDLKANTVGILINGTRYKAGGFSFDGTITPKIYFGKNEHYFDVPKMAIRNLVVSDANKSYSFKLNEWSGKDVYNSNGDDLGMVDNPVWLINESYFWAPKFVKEFKEVAGVNFDIAAQKLLLFKSDSLLTYDVQHNNLSAQAYQNNCPVPLHLGKSIINTKENKLYAYETLKAQKQPANSIAALDLTTLKWEVTGKSTITEQRHHHNIFYDKNQDQFYLFGGYGSYSYYKDFFAYNKAADKWEKVEFTGDKITPRFFSGYSAADENNDVYIFGGYGNQSGNQVVGGQHFYDLYRVNLTTRTIKKCWEIKPPAEDFVAANNLIISNDKQYFYALCYAHDKPKTSIKLYKFAIKDGSYQAVSGNIAAKGERIESDINLFFNSKLETFYCAIQEFTTPDYSTVRVYSLASPPVTEQDYLASQQPIVSGWYFKFVAPGWIIILTVITIVISAFLYLKRKKNKSEIIPGDFEIDSPATGSSKKDDEKKPNAIYLLGEFTVYDKNSRDITYMFSPKIKQLFILVLLNSKNGNGVVSKKISTTLWPDKDVAKTKNIKGVTINHLRNIVADIEGLELTFLNDTYCFKISDALFCDYFVVADAIEGLNAGTKPAGEGILPHLELIARGGLLQQIAEIWLDDIKLGYEEALMPLLLPEVKKIYEGGDYRRTIEIARIILNIDPFSDGAIKYKLKALRRIKGIEYAHKIYNDFVAEYEKSLGEHYPVPFEKICTVK; encoded by the coding sequence ATGATAAGTGAAAATAAGGTTTTATTACTGCGGTTTGAGGTATATAAGATTGTGTTTCTTTTTATTTTGCTGTTATCCGCGCTTAACAGCAAAAGCCAGGGGCTGCAATTCAACTCGAACGATAGCCTGTTAAGTAAACGTACCTCTTACTCAGTTTTCAAAACAGATCCGCCAACGTTTTCCGGTCACTTGTTGGTCAGCTTTGACCTGTCGCTGTGGGATAATGAGCATTTAGGCTATATTTTAAACATCACCGATACCAAAAACAATTCCTACAGCCTCAGCTCCATCTATAATGTTACGCCTTTCTTAAATTTCAATATTGATAGCAAGAGCAATAAAATAAAGATTCCCCTTGCGTCAAGTCAGCTAAAAAAGCGGCATTGGATACCTGTAAAAATCGATCTGGACCTGAAAGCAAATACCGTTGGCATTTTAATAAACGGTACCCGGTATAAGGCAGGCGGGTTTAGCTTTGATGGCACCATCACCCCTAAAATTTACTTCGGTAAAAACGAACATTATTTTGATGTGCCTAAAATGGCCATCCGCAACCTGGTGGTGAGTGATGCCAATAAAAGCTACTCCTTTAAACTAAATGAGTGGAGTGGCAAGGATGTATATAATAGCAACGGCGATGATTTGGGGATGGTGGACAACCCCGTTTGGCTCATCAACGAATCGTATTTCTGGGCGCCAAAATTTGTAAAAGAGTTTAAGGAAGTAGCCGGCGTTAATTTTGATATAGCTGCTCAAAAATTGCTCCTCTTTAAAAGTGATTCGCTGCTAACGTACGATGTTCAGCACAATAATTTATCGGCGCAGGCTTACCAAAACAACTGCCCTGTGCCGCTGCACCTGGGTAAAAGCATCATCAATACAAAAGAAAATAAGCTTTACGCTTACGAAACGCTAAAAGCTCAAAAACAACCCGCTAACAGTATTGCCGCACTGGATTTAACCACCCTTAAATGGGAAGTAACTGGCAAAAGTACTATAACCGAGCAACGGCATCACCACAATATATTTTACGATAAAAATCAGGACCAGTTTTACCTCTTTGGCGGCTACGGGTCATACTCGTATTATAAAGACTTTTTCGCGTATAACAAAGCTGCAGATAAATGGGAGAAAGTTGAATTTACAGGCGATAAGATCACCCCACGCTTTTTCTCCGGCTACAGTGCTGCCGATGAAAATAACGACGTTTATATTTTTGGCGGATATGGCAATCAATCGGGCAACCAGGTAGTTGGCGGGCAACACTTTTACGATTTGTACCGGGTTAATTTAACAACCCGCACCATAAAAAAATGCTGGGAGATAAAACCCCCTGCCGAAGATTTTGTAGCCGCCAATAACCTCATCATCTCAAACGACAAACAGTATTTTTATGCCCTGTGTTACGCACATGATAAACCTAAAACCAGCATAAAGCTTTACAAGTTTGCAATTAAAGATGGCAGCTACCAGGCGGTAAGCGGCAACATTGCCGCCAAAGGCGAGCGGATTGAAAGCGATATCAATCTTTTTTTTAACTCCAAACTGGAAACCTTTTACTGCGCCATACAGGAATTTACAACGCCTGATTATTCCACAGTGCGGGTGTATTCGCTGGCATCACCCCCGGTTACCGAACAAGATTATTTAGCATCACAGCAACCCATTGTATCTGGCTGGTATTTTAAATTCGTGGCCCCGGGCTGGATAATTATTTTAACAGTAATTACTATTGTTATATCAGCCTTTTTATATCTAAAACGAAAAAAAAACAAATCTGAGATAATCCCGGGAGATTTTGAAATAGATTCACCTGCAACAGGCAGCAGTAAAAAAGACGACGAAAAAAAGCCCAATGCCATTTACCTGCTGGGTGAGTTTACCGTGTACGATAAAAACAGCCGCGACATCACCTATATGTTTAGCCCCAAAATAAAGCAGTTGTTTATCCTGGTGCTGTTAAACAGTAAGAACGGAAATGGGGTAGTATCAAAAAAGATCTCCACCACGCTATGGCCCGATAAGGATGTAGCCAAAACAAAAAACATTAAGGGCGTTACAATTAACCACTTGCGCAACATAGTTGCCGATATTGAAGGCCTGGAACTTACTTTTTTAAACGACACCTACTGCTTTAAAATAAGCGACGCGCTATTTTGCGACTATTTTGTGGTTGCTGATGCCATTGAAGGACTAAACGCCGGTACAAAACCGGCAGGTGAAGGCATCCTGCCCCACCTGGAGCTGATAGCCCGCGGAGGTCTATTGCAACAGATAGCCGAAATATGGCTTGATGACATAAAGCTGGGTTACGAAGAGGCGTTGATGCCTTTGCTGTTGCCCGAAGTAAAAAAGATCTACGAAGGTGGTGACTACCGCAGAACCATTGAAATAGCACGCATCATTTTAAATATCGACCCCTTTAGCGATGGCGCTATAAAGTACAAGTTGAAGGCACTTCGCCGCATTAAAGGTATTGAGTACGCTCATAAAATCTATAATGATTTTGTTGCTGAGTATGAAAAATCACTGGGCGAGCATTATCCTGTGCCATTTGAGAAGATTTGCACTGTGAAGTGA